A window of the Pangasianodon hypophthalmus isolate fPanHyp1 chromosome 12, fPanHyp1.pri, whole genome shotgun sequence genome harbors these coding sequences:
- the psme4b gene encoding proteasome activator complex subunit 4B isoform X3, whose protein sequence is MKKEQAETLGFVPQKDIVYNKLLPYAEKLDGESNDILSRIKGNLGRAIQLRELWPGVLFWTRKLSTYLRLNGRKFSKEDHVLFIKLLYELVTIPELEISMLQGFARLLITLLKKKELLSQDDLELPWRPLYELYEKILYSKTEHLGLNWFPNYQAEASPKQKMLNFVRKRSVENVLKTLVKSCRLYFPESATQEMLDEWRPLLCPFDVTMQKAISYFELFLPTIMPPEQHHKGFKLWFDELMGLWVSVQNLPSWEGNLVNLFARLANDNIGYINWDPYIPKIFTRILRSFNLPVGTSQMVVPKYLTNSYDIGHVVLWISAMLGGVQNQAQKQLNGLFNSIASFYHPSNNGRWLMKLMKLLQRLPASVVRRLHRERYKKPCWITPIPSSHSLTDDNITEFVESLKQPVLMAMFSKTGSMDAAQALQNLALMRPELVIPPVLEKTYPAMETLTEPHQLTATLSCMIGMARSLLSGGRHYPEGPAHVLPLLMRALPGVDPNDFSKCMITFQFIATFTTLVPLVDCSSALHEQNDLTEIERELCSASAEFEDFVLQFMDRCFALIESSTLEQTREETETEKMTHLESLVELGLSSTFSTILTQCSIEIFKVALEKVFNFATTNIFETRVAGRMVADMCRAAAKCHPAESLRLFVPHCCNAIGHITANEDVLNEEELDKELLWNLQLLSEVTRVDGEKLLPYRTQLVQIMQLTLRLRCKQGYSLACNLLHHVLRSMALTYPTEYCSVPGGFNRPLSEYLPIKDWGRPGDLWNLQIHWHVASAEEKAFIFYILDLLLQPELQRLQRYAQGEQNMSRDDVLQSLSIVQHCLLGAGYMLPPLDGPPVKSLVNSLVCLEETKRYIGVEYDESRENYREAICKVMRQLLHYILEHSEDDTKSLFAIIKIINDLMHFKGSHKHEFDSRWKSFTLVKKSMENRLHGKKQHIRALLIDRVLLQHEMRKLLVEGCEYKTVHQDLLKDLLRLSTSTYSQVRSKAQSVLFGALGTYNFCCRDITPRVLELLDPAQTNVTQQQFKGALYCLLGNHGGVCLANLHDWDCIALTWPAMVRSGLSPAMSLEKPSIVRLFDDLADKVHRQYETIGIDFTVPQITLELGRKITESGNPVAHMGPPSEQELEQGLALERARNLEAVRSYEKLIHDLLECLNDRDLPWKFEHMAIGFLSLLLRDDHPLPPPAVRFFVQSLNHDALVVRKVAISAVAGILKQLKRPRTKVVITPSEISGVMEPKELVAGDRPGNDWLQYHADSLPHTQKDWDNFRFVEKTHWGYYCWPKKLMLYAPVEQQLKDLRPEEMNESERIIYDHFSNPTFINQLIEFLSLEDRKGKDKFNPRRFCLFKGLFRNYSDAFLPVLKPHMERLAGDTHESTQRCVAEIIAGLVRGSKHWSFSQVEALWQFLIPLMRRALSNITVETYTDWGTCVATACESRDPRKLHWLLEMLMECPLSGEGGSFVDACHLYVLQGGLAQQEWRVPELLHRLLSYLEPKLTQVYKNVRERIGSVLTYIFMIDVSLPNTLPTKSPHITEFTERIMACLKPLLEGEEEIQNHVVEENGMGEQDERTQAIKLLKTVLKWLMASAGRSFTTPVVQQLQLLPLLFKIAPVENDDSYDELKRDAKTCLSLMSQGLLYPEQIPLVLKVLNEVREMAATTLSGFLQCNFLTMDISMQTHFEALCKTRLPKKRKRDLGSVVDTIPSVDLVRRHAGVLGLSACILSSPYDVPTWMPQLLMDLSAHLNDTQPIEMTVKKTLSNFRRTHHDNWLEHKQQFTDDQLVVLTDLLVSPCYYA, encoded by the exons ATGAAAAAGGAGCAGGCCGAAACATTAGGTTTTGTCCCTCAGAAAGACATAGTCTACAACAAACTCCTTCCTTATGCAGAGAAACTAGACGGCGAATCCAATGACATTTTGTCCAGAATCAAAGGGAACTTGGGTCGCGCTATCCAACTCAGAGAGTTATGGCCCGGAGTTTTGTTTTGGACAAGGAAACTCTCAAC GTACCTTCGTCTTAATGGGAGAAAGTTCAGCAAAGAGGACCATGTGCTCTTCATTAAGCTCTTGTACGAACTGGTCACGATCCCTGAGCTGGAAATCAGCATGTTGCAGGGCTTTGCTCGACTCCTCATCACCTTACTCAA aaaaaaagaactgcTCTCACAGGATGACCTCGAGTTGCCTTGGAGGCCTTTGTATGAACTCTACGAGAAGATCCTTTACTCCAAAACTGAACATCTTGGACTCAACTGGTTTCCAAA TTATCAAGCAGAAGCCTCCCCTAAACAAAAAATGCTTAATTTTGTGCGCAAGCG TTCTGTGGAGAATGTGCTGAAGACACTGGTGAAGAGTTGCAGATT GTATTTCCCTGAGTCAGCCACGCAGGAGATGTTGGATGAGTGGCGCCCACTACTGTGCCCATTTGATGTCACTATGCAGAAAGCCATCAGCTACTTTGAGCTATTTCTCCCCACCATCATGCCTCCAGAGCAGCACCACAAAGGCTTCAA gttATGGTTTGATGAACTGATGGGTCTGTGGGTCTCTGTACAAAATCTACCTAGCTGGGAGGGG AATCTTGTGAACCTTTTTGCCCGTTTGGCCAATGACAACATTGGCTATATAAACTGGGACCCTTATATCCCCAAG ATCTTCACCAGAATTTTGCGAAGCTTCAACTTGCCTGTGGGCACAAGTCAGATGGTGGTTCCTAAGTACCTCACCAACTCTTATGACATTGGCCATGTTGTCCTCTGGATCTCTGCCATGCTG GGAGGTGTTCAGAACCAGGCCCAGAAGCAGCTTAATGGCCTCTTCAACAGCATCGCCTCCTTCTACCACCCTTCCAACAACGGCCGCTGGCTG ATGAAGCTGATGAAGCTTCTGCAGCGTTTGCCAGCAAGTGTGGTCAGACGGCTGCATCGTGAGCGCTACAAGAAGCCTTGCTGGATCACCCCAATACCCTCCAGCCATAGTCTTACTGATGACAACATCACAGAGTTTGTGGAGAGCCTGAAGCAGCCAGTTCTGATGGCCATGTTCAGTAAGACAGGCAGCATGGATGCAGCCCAAGCATTGCAGAATCTAGCTCTGATGAGACCAGAGCTGGTTATTCCTCCTGTGCTGGAAAA GACATACCCTGCCATGGAGACTTTAACAGAACCCCACCAGCTGACAGCTACTCTCAGCTGTATGATCGGCATGGCTCGCAGCCTGCTCAGTGGTGGGCGACACTACCCAGAAGGCCCTGCTCATGTGCTGCCGCTGCTAATGAGGGCCCTGCCTGGCGTAGACCCCAATGATTTCAGCAAGTGCAtg ATAACATTCCAATTCATTGCTACCTTTACTACCCTTGTGCCTTTGGTGGACTGCTCCTCTGCCCTCCATGAGCAGAATGACTTAACAGAG atagagagagagttgtgTTCAGCCTCGGCTGAGTTTGAGGACTTTGTCTTGCAGTTTATGGATAG GTGCTTTGCACTGATTGAGAGCAGTACTCTAGAGCAGACAcgagaagagacagagacagaaaaaatgaCTCACCTGGAGAGCCTAGTGGAGCTCGGCCTGTCCTCCACCTTCAGCACCATCCTCACTCAGTGCTCCATTGAAATATTCAAG GTGGCTCTTGAGAAAGTCTTTAACTTTGCCACTACCAACATCTTTGAGACACGTGTGGCAGGTCGAATGGTAGCAGACATGTGCAGAGCAGCAGCTAAG TGTCATCCGGCTGAGTCCCTGAGACTGTTTGTGCCCCACTGCTGCAATGCTATCGGTCACATCACTGCTA atGAGGATGTTTTGAATGAAGAGGAGCTGGATAAGGAGCTACTGTGGAACCTTCAGCTGCTTTCTGAG GTGACCCGTGTGGATGGAGAGAAGCTGCTGCCATACCGTACCCAGTTGGTGCAGATAATGCAGCTGACCCTGCGGCTGCGCTGTAAGCAGGGTTACAGTCTGGCCTGCAACCTGTTGCATCACGTTCTGCGCTCCATGGCCCTCACCTACCCCACAGAATACTGCAGCGTGCCTGGCGGCTTTAACAGACCACTGAGCGAGTACCTGCCCATAAAG GACTGGGGCCGTCCAGGAGACCTGTGGAACCTGCAGATCCATTGGCATGTGGCCAGTGCAGAGGAGAAAGCCTTTATCTTCTACATATTAGACCTTCTGCTCCAGCCGGAGCTACAACGCCTGCAGAGATATGCCCAGGGCGAGCAGAACATGAGCAG GGATGATGTTCTGCAGAGCCTGTCAATTGTGCAGCACTGCTTGCTGGGGGCTGGCTACATGTTGCCCCCCCTGGATGGACCCCCTGTTAAGAGCCT AGTTAATAGCCTGGTTTGTCTGGAGGAGACAAAGCGCTACATTGGGGTTGAATATG ATGAGTCCAGAGAGAACTACAGAGAGGCTATCTGTAAAGTCATGAGACAGCTACTGC ATTACATTCTGGAACATTCAGAGGATGACACGAAGTCCCTCTTTGCCATCATCAAG ATCATCAATGACCTCATGCATTTTAAAGGCTCCCACAAGCACGAGTTTGACTCTCGTTGGAAGAGTTTCACTTTGGTTAAGAAATCTATGGAGAACCGA CTGCATGGAAAGAAGCAACACATACGAGCCCTACTGATAGACAGAGTGCTTCTGCAACATGAG ATGCGTAAACTTTTAGTGGAAGGCTGTGAATACAAAACTGTTCACCAGGATCTCCTCAAAGACCTTCTGCGTCTGTCCACCAGCACCTACAGTCAA GTTCGCAGTAAGGCTCAGAGTGTTTTGTTCGGTGCTCTGGGAACTTATAACTTCTGCTGTCGAGACATCACTCCTCGAGTGCTGGAGCTGCTGGACCCAGCCCAGACCAATGTCACCCAGCAGCAGTTCAAG GGTGCTCTGTACTGTCTGTTGGGGAATCATGGAGGTGTTTGTCTGGCTAACCTGCATGACTGGGACTGCATTGCTCTGACGTGGCCAGCCATGGTGCGCTCAGGCCTCAGTCCGGCCATGTCCTTGGAGAAACCTTCCATTGTCAGGCTCTTTGATGACCTTGCAGATAAAGTCCATCGCCAGTACGAGACAATTGGCATTGACTTCACT GTGCCCCAGATCACACTGGAACTTGGTCGCAAGATCACAGAGTCAGGTAACCCTGTTGCTCACATGGGTCCTCCAtcagaacaggagctggagCAGGGACTTGCCTTGGAGCGAGCCAGAAATCTGGAGGCTGTGCG GAGTTATGAAAAGCTGATTCATGATCTGTTAGAATGCCTCAATGACAGAGACCT GCCATGGAAGTTTGAGCACATGGCCATTGGCTTCCTGTCTCTGCTGCTGAGAGATGACCATCCTCTTCCTCCCCCGGCTGTGCGCTTCTTTGTCCAGAGTCTCAATCATGACGCACTTGTTGTGCGCAAG GTGGCAATATCTGCTGTAGCAGGAATCCTCAAGCAGCTGAAGAGGCCCCGCACAAAAGTGGTCATCACACCCAGTGAGATCA GTGGGGTGATGGAGCCAAAAGAACTGGTAGCTGGAGACAGGCCAGGAAACGACTGGCTTCAGTATCACGCTGACAGCTTACCCCACACTCAGAAGGACTGGGACAATTTCCGCTTTGTGGAGAAGACTCACTGGGGTTACTACTGTTGGCCAAA GAAGTTAATGTTATATGCTCCTGTGGAGCAGCAGCTGAAAGACCTCAGGCCAGAGGAGATGAATGAG AGTGAACGAATCATCTATGACCATTTCTCTAACCCCACGTTCATCAATCAGCTTATTGAGTTCTTGTCACTCGAGGACCGCAAGGGAAAAGACAAATTCAACCCACGTCGCTTCTGCCTCTTTAAG GGTCTATTCAGGAACTACAGTGATGCCTTCCTGCCAGTGCTTAAACCTCACATGGAGCGTTTGGCTGGTGATACCCACGAGAGTACACAACGGTGTGTGGCTGAGATCATTGCTGGCTTAGTGAGAGGCAGCAAGCACTGGAGCTTTAGTCAG GTGGAGGCCCTGTGGCAATTCCTGATTCCTTTGATGCGAAGAGCACTATCCAACATCACAGTGGAGACCTACACTGACTGGGGCACATGTGTAGCTACTGCCTGT GAGAGCAGGGACCCAAGGAAGCTTCACTGGCTGCTGGAGATGCTGATGGAATGTCCTCTTAGTGGAGAAGGGGGGTCCTTTGTAGATGCCTG CCATCTGTATGTGCTGCAGGGGGGTCTGGCTCAGCAGGAGTGGAGGGTGCCGGAGCTGCTGCACAGGCTTCTATCCTATTTGGAGCCCAAACTCACTCAGGTGTACAAGAATGTACGAGAGCGTATAGGCAG TGTGCTGACGTACATTTTCATGATTGATGTCAGTCTGCCGAACACTCTACCCACAAAGTCCCCTCACATCACTGAGTTCACAGAAAGGATCATGGCTTGCCTGAAACCACTGCtggaaggagaggaggagatcCAGAACCATGTAGTGGAAGAAAATGGAATGGGTGAGCAGGACGAGAGAACTCAGGCCATCAAACTGCTCAAAACTGTACTGAAGTGGCTGATGGCTAGCGCTGGCCGCTCCTTCACCACTCCAGTAGTTCAGCAGCTCCAGCTCCTGCCTCTGCTTTTCAAG ATTGCTCCTGTAGAGAATGATGACAGCTATGATGAACTGAAGAGGGATGCGAAAACCTGTTTGTCTCTCATGTCCCAGGGCCTCCTCTATCCAGAGCAAATTCCTCTGGTACTCAAAGTGTTGAACGAA